ACGGTTTTTTAATACCTTATCCTAGGCCCATCTAGTTGATCGAGGGATAGACGAGTATAAAGAAGGGATGGAGAATCTTTTATTTGATCTTGATTTGATGTATATGTTATGATGCCTTCGTATGAAGGAGGATTGGGGGTACGGCAGATAAGAAGAGCGACCCAAAAACGGAAAGAAGAGTATGAGGGGCAGCGGCTCACCGATAATAAGAAGAACTCACATTCTCGTCCTGACAAATGACCAACCTGTTAAGGCATCTTTCTCAATGACCATCCTCTCCCATTCCAGTTCTTTTCTCTTTTTTTAAGGGCAAGTTCATTTTCATTCCCTCGATATGGCCAGGTGTGAAGCAACTTCACGATCCAATGAATTCCCTAAAATCGGATGACACAAGGCGAACTAGAATAGGCTGATTGATCCAGGTAGCGACAGGCTACAATCGAAAGGAACCGCGCGTACGCTAGAAAGACGTATAGGCAAGCCTTTCTTTATGATCATATGGATCGCTTTTTGTGACTTTTCTTTCCATAGGCATAGATTGCAGTCTAACCAGCTTTCTAACTTTAGGGGACCGAGAATCAGTCTTTTGATCCTCCTCGAGCCTACTCTCGTCTTTCGAATGTTGCTTCCGATTTAGTTGGTGCAGACGCTGAAGGATCAGCTGACACTAGATAGGAAAGGTTTTCGATCGAAGCTCTCGAACCTGTTCCGAAGTCACTTTAGGATTCGGTTTCCGATCCGGTTGATGTTCCGACATCCCGAATCGAGGTGGCTCTAAACTCAGGTTGCCTACCTCTCTAGTTACAGAGAGAGGGGAGGGGCTTCGAAGCCTTAATTCAAGCTAGAAATCTCGCTAGAAAACTAGCCATATCGATCTAGGTAAGTGGTGACAACGAAAAGGCTTTTAAGCCTGAGGGGCGGTGAGCGAGGTAGGATAAAATGGTATTTGAACCAGGGCGGGCGGCCCTATATAGTCTGTCTTTTCATGGGTGGTGGGCAGAGAAAAAAGCCATTCATTAAACCTTTTGGAACTGGAGACGAAGAGTCGTTTAAAGACCTTTTCAAAAACCACTTTGTAGAGGGCGGGTATCACGCTCAATAGAACCAGACTTTGCTATGTCAATAGTCAATAGGAGAGAGAAAGAAAGAGAACAGCAAGAGGAGGCCTTTTTCTTTATATTTCTATATTTCGGAAATCGAATCATCATGCACTTTAGGCCCTTCTGAAAGCCATGAGGCGGGGTCACACGAGTAGCGAAAGACTGTGCTTGCTCATGTTCTCATGCTTCACACAAACCCAGGCTAGGAAGCTTGAAAGCCATATCATATCATATGGATATAGAAAGTCCGATCAAAAAACAATAAAAAAGGACTGGGAAGGCTTGAATGGATGGCTTCCAAGGCCAGGGCTCGATCCTGCACAATTCAGACCAGCGAGTATCTGTTTAATTTACTTAATGCACTCACAAGCGTTCGCATCGCTGCCCTAGCTTCGTGTTAAGGGCACAACTTAAAGAACAACTTACTCTATTGACGTAATATTCATTCATTGAATTTACAGGCCAAAGATTTATCATCTCTATGGGATTAAATCCCGAGTTATTGCGAAGTAAAAAACCGATGAGATTATGGAAGTAAATATTCTTGCATTTATTGCTACTGCACTATTTATTCTAGTTCCTACCGCTTTTCTACTTATCATTTACGTAAAAACAGTCAGTCAAAACGATTAATTATTAACTAATTTGAATGAAACTTGACTTCTGAGTTCTTAGCCAAAATTGCCGAAATAAAATGAAAAAGATTCCAATTTCATGTCTTAAATGAAATGAGTGGACTAGAATCGGCAGTATTCTAATAGATAGATAGTATGGTAGAAAGATTCATCTATTTCTTTCTACCATACTATTTATTAGTTAGATTGTAGCTGCTCCCTGGACTAAAATAAAGATAGAGGCTGCATTTGATATGGATCTATAGATCAATCCACAATATTATCTTGATATATGTGAATATCAATTCCATATATGGGAGTGACATAGCATCCAATTCCATTTATTTGCTATATCTATTTGTTCTGATCAATCTGAATTACTCTTATGTCTTATAGTTTGAATTACTATATTTTTTATTTCCAATATGAATCTCGGTATCTATTGAAAGAATCAAATCAATGAAGGAAAAGCGATAGATATAGGCATATTCAAAAAATCACGTAGTAATCTTTTTTTTTAACATTCCCAATAAGTAATTGAGTAAACCATTGACAGTAGTTCCACGGGCATCGAAAAGGAAGAGTAAACCTCACTGATTTTTAACGCCTGAACCATGATATGAAATAAGTCGATAAAGTATAAATCCAATTTCCAAAATGAGAAAGCGGTAAATGCGCAATATGTGACCCACCTGACAACCTTATTCTGCATAGTATCTCGTTAGACAACCATTATGTTTATATCCCTTCTTTCTCATACAAAGTGCGTATACACTTAACAAAAAACTTCTTCTTTGAACAGTAAAGAAAGAAAGAAATAAAAAAAGGGTCCGGCCCTCCTCAGTATCACCTAGTAAGAGGCCGTTGATTGGACTAGAAAATTTAGGAAGGGGAAGTCTTGCATTGCAAGCAACCTAATTCCTATGTTATAGCCTTCGTTCCCTTCTCTGTCGGTGTGCTCCGACAGTGAACCCGAGATATCTGGTTCATAAGGTTGCCAATGGGGCTAGCGGCGTCCCCGCCTCATGAAAGGGAAGCGATATCATTTTGTCGCCCGATGGAAGTCAATAAGAGAGAAAGCACGAACTAGGATCGACCTGCATGTGAGGCAAGTAAAAGCTGCGAGTGAGGAAAGCTGGTTGTCAAAGAAGTTATGGTGTGCCCTTCATTAAGAGTAAGAGCGCAAACTTGGCATTTCCGGTCCGGAAAACTCTCTTATTTTTTAGAAGTTTGCCAGGAGGTGAGGTTTAAATAGGCTTCCAACTGTGTTGGAGTTTCAGACTCACTACTAACGAATGGGCTTCGAACAGCTCTTTTTTTTCCAACAGGCTGCAAATCATAAGGATAAGCCTGAACCTAAAGCTCAAGGAGCATAGTTCCAATTCAAACTACCTAGAGAGAAACCTATCATAGTCCTAGCTATAAGGGGTTTTCAGCGAAAGCGCGTGTTCTTAGATTCGTAAGAATATGAATCGTCAAAAGGAAGATGCTGGTCTTTCATTCCTTTATCATTGAAGGCCTTACCCATAGGATAGGAATCCCGGAGCCCATAATAGTCATCGTAGGCCCAGAACTATAGTTCAGAGGAAACCGCCGGAAGACTTTGTTTAGGAAAAGAAAGACGAAGAACGCCATTCCTTTGCCCTATGCCCTTCATTTACCTGCTCAAAGGAAGAAACTAAACTATAAGATCAGAGAAAGCAAGAGCCTTCGATTTAACTACATCAGTAGAACCGGCCTTAACTTTCTTTCCATTTGAAGAATTCCTGATGATGGTTGATAAAGGCTTTCCTTCCACTTACCGTAGTTCTATCAAAGTCAGCCTTAAATTAAAGCTTCTTGCGAAGGCCCTGCCTTTTTCATTTTCTTTTTTATTTGATAGAAAATCTAGCTAAACTAAAGAGCTTCTTTTAAAGATTCCCCGCTAGAGCACGGAAACCTAGAGAATAGCTAGCGGATTCGCCAACATCGAAAGCAATCAGACTTGGTTTGGAAATCTCCGCGCTTGCTATGTTATATCAATATCAATTGCCGATTCACTGATATTGGCAACTTTCAGATCATCTAGTTATTATCCTTCAAGGCATAGGGCCGTGAGGTACTTACTTTTAGCGCAGCCGGGATTGATTAAGGTAGTTGTTCAGCCGAGGGAAAGAATCATTCAATGCTAGTGAAAGAGGAAGCTGTTCCCTTCGTTGATTACCGTGGTGGCTTCTGTATCATGATACAGAGAAGACAGAAGCAGCACTCTTGTCGACCTGGCTAGCTTCGAACAAAAGAAAGGCTAGGCGAAGAATCCATCCCTTACCGAAGGAAGATTGCATCGCTAGTTGACTCCTCCTCGTCGACAGCTAGCAGTTTCCGGACTCGCTTTTGTTGCCTTAAGGCTTCCTCCTAAAGGGGAAGACCTGCTAAGGCACTAATAAGAGCAACAGTAGCAACAGCGACCCCCCCTATCTCTTAAAGCTTCTGCCTTCAGACGGGATGCTGGCTGCTCTTAGCTGAATGCTTCGTCCTACGGCTAGTGGAGACAAACGACTAAGAAGATTGACGACAGGAGAACACCTTGTGCTTTTACTTTAATCAATTCCTTGCTAGAATATGCTATTACTTTCATTTGGGAAAAGCTATATGGCACTCAAAAAGAATGGATAGCAACTGAAACACCAAGAGGTTGTTTACTAATATAGTTTTTCCTAAAAAGATACCGGCTTTCCTAAGATTCCTATTGGTCTAAGCTTTCTATCTATCCTATCGCTCTCTTGCTTAAATTCACTTCCTTCCTTAACTCAGATCTAAATGGCTTCTTTTCTTTGGATCGACATTAACTTAGGCGTAGAAAGAGGTCAAAGCACGGGCATGGAAAAGGGATTCTATGGCGTGCTGGTCTGGATGAAAGAAGCAACTACGCCTACAATGAGAATAGCAGGACTCCCACTAGCTGACAGAGAACTCCCAGCCAAAATGCAACTGGACTTCCAGCAATAGCAGCAATGTCACTAGAACCTTTAATACTGGAGAATAACTAGAAGTTTCTGGGGAATACAGCCCTTAAAAAAACCTGGTTTGGCTGGAGAGTGCAGCAAGGTGCAGGAGGAAAGAGCTTGTAGGTTTAGTAATCCTTCCCTCTTTCCTTATATTATAAATGACTAACGGAATAGTTGAGGATTCCATTTTCCTATTACCTATTAAAATAATGAAGTTGGTTAGTAAATTGAAAGTTTGTCTATTATGCAACATTGAGACTATAGTGCAGAAAACAACATTCCCTTATGTTTAAGAACCTCTTACCTGGTATGTACTGTCATGTCCCTAACCGGGGAAAGGATTTAGAATCGTGATAAGGATTTATTTCGAATAGCTGGTAAATTCATTCTCTTAGCCCGGGCCTTTTTGTTTAAGGGCAGCTCGCCTTAAGGAAGTGGGTTAGCTTAAGTTCTAAAGGAAAGAGGCAATGAGTTCCACTGCAAGTAAAGTTCACGCCTTCCGGTAAAGGTAGGTCGGGGAATGCCATCAAGCAACCAATTCTTTCTTTCCTTCAGCCATCAAGGAAGAAAGCAGAAAGTATTTCACTTAAGACAGCAAAAAAGTATAGATTGTGAGAAAGAAGCCCACGGAGCGGTGCCAGTTAGTGCTTCGCTCCTTCCGCTAAGACTGCTTGTTCTAGGGCTCGTGTTATCATTCCGAGTTCAAGAAGCTAGCACAAAGGCGATAAGCATGCGGAGGTGTGCGCTAAAGAATGGACTTGAGTTGACCAATATGGTTTGGAGGTGACTCACTTGAATGGTTGCAAGCAGCCTATTCAACCCGAGGAAAAAAACCTGGTGTTCTTTCCGATCTCTACGCATTTCACCGCTCCACCGGAAATTCCCTCTGCCCCTACCGTACTCCAGCTTGGTAGTTTCCACCGCCTGTCCAGGGTTGAGCCCTGGGATTTGACGGCGGACTTAAAAAGCCACCTACAGACGCTTTACGCCCAATCATTCCGGATAACGCTTGCATCCTCTGTATTACCGCGGCTGCTGGCACAGAGTTAGCCGATGCTTATTCCCCAGATACCGTCATTGCTTCTTCTCCGGGAAAAGAAGTTCACGACCCGTGGGCCTTCTACCTCCACGCGGCATTGCTCCGTCAGGCTTTCGCCCATTGCGGAAAATTCCCCACTGCTGCCTCCCGTAGGAGTCTGGGCCGTGTCTCAGTCCCAGTGTGGCTGATCATCCTCTCGGACCAGCTACTGATCATCGCCTTGGTAAGCTATTGCCTCACCAACTAGCTAATCAGACGCGAGCCCCTCCTCGGGCGGATTCCTCCTTTTGCTCCTCAGCCTACGGGGTATTAGCAGCCGTTTCCAGCTGTTGTTCCCCTCCCAAGGGCAGGTTCTTACGCGTTACTCACCCGTCCGCCACTGGAAACACCGTTTCCCGTGTTTCCCGTCCGACTTGCATGTGTTAAGCATGCCGCCAGCGTTCATCCTGAGCCAGGATCGAACTCTCCATGAGATTCATAGTTGCATTACTTATAGCTTCCTTGTTCGTAGACAAAGCGGATTCGGAATTGTCTTTCATTCCAAGGCATAACTTGTATCCATGCGCTTCATATTCGCCCGGAGTTCGCTCCCAGAAATATAGCCATCCCTGCCCCCCTCACGTCAATCCCACGAGCCTCTTATCCATTCTCATTGAGAGACGGCGGGGGAGCAAATCCAACTAGAAAAACTCACATTGGGCTTAGGGATAATCAGGCTCGAACTGATGACTTCCACCACGTCAAGGTGACACTCTACCGCTGAGTTATATCCCTTCCCCGCCCCATCGAGAAATAGAACTGACTAATCCTAAGTCAAAGGGTCGAGAAACTCAACGCCACTATTCTTGAACAACTTGGAGCCGGGCCTTCTTTTCGCACTATTACGGATATGAAAATAATGGTCAAAATCGGATTCAATTGTCAACTGCCCCTATCGGAAATAGGATTGACTACCGATTCCGAAGGAACTAGAGTTACATCTCTTTTCCATTCAAGAGTTCTTATGCGTTTCCACGCCCCTTTGAGACCCCGAAAAAATGGAGAAATTCCTTTTCTTAGGAACACATACAAGATTCGTCACTACAAAAAGGATAATGGTAACCCTACCATTAACTACTTCATTTATGAATTTCATAGTAATAGAAATACATGTCCTACCGAGACAGAATTTGGAACTTGCTATCCTCTTGCCTAGCAGGCAAAGATTTACCTCCGTGGAAAGGATGATTCATTCGGATCGACATGAGAGTCCAACTACATTGCCAGAATCCATGTTGTATATTTGAAAGAGGTTGACCTCCTTGCTTCTCTCATGGTACACTCCTCTTCCCGCCGAGCCCCTTTTCTCCTCGGTCCACAGAGACAAAATGTAGGACTGGTGCCAACAGTTCATCACGGAAGAAAGGACTCACTAAGTCGGGATCACTAACTAATACTAATCTAATATAATAGTCTAATATATCTAATATACTAATATATCTAATATAATTGAAAATACTAATATAATAGAAAAGAACTGTCTTTTCTGTATACTTTCCCTGGTTCCGTTGCTACCGCGGGCTTTACGCAATCGATCGGATTAGATAGATATCCCTTCAACATAGGTCATCGAAAGGATCTCGGAGACCCACCAAAGTACGAAAGCCAGGATCTTTCAGAAAACGGATTCCTATTCAAAGAGTGCATAACCGCATGGATAAGCTCACACTAACCCGTCAATTTGGGATCCAAATTCGAGATTTTCCTTGGGAGGTATCGGGAAGGATTTGGAATGGAATAATATCGATTCATACAGAAGAAAGGGTTCTCTATTGATTCAAACACTGTACCTATGGGATAGGGATCGAGGAAGGGGAAAAACCGAAGATTTCACATGGTACTTTTATCAATCTGATTTATTTCGTACCTTTCGTTCAATGAGAAAATGGGTCAAATTCTACAGGATCAAACCTATGGGACTTAAGGAATGATATAAAAAAAAGAGAGGGAAAATATTCATATTAAATAAATATGAAGTAGAAGAACCCAGATTCCAAATGAACAAATTCAAACTTGAAAAGGATCTTGAGGTACCTCAAAGGTTATCTTGGCAAAGGGATTGATCAAGAAAGATCTTTTCTTCTTCTTATATATAAGATCGTGATTCGATCCGCATATGTTTGGTAAAGAGAATAATCTTATCCTTTGAGAATAATCATAATCAAAAATGGACAGTGTTCAATTGGAACATGAAAACGTGACTAAATTGGTCCTAGTTACTCTTCGGGGCGGAGTGGAAGAAGGGGGGGATTCTCGAACGCGGAAAAGGATCCAATGAATTCGAAAGAATTGAACGAGGAGCCGTATGAGGTGAAAATCTCATGTACGGTTCTGTAGAGTGGCAGTAAGGGTGACTTATCTGTCAACTTTTCCACTATCACCCCAAAAAAACCAAACTCTGCCTTACGTAAAGTTGCCAGAGTACGATTAACCTCTGGATTTGAAATCACTGCTTATATACCCGGTATTGGCCATAATTCACAAGAACATTCTGTAGTCTTAGTAAGAGGGGGAAGGGTTAAGGATTTACCCGGTGTGAGATATCACATTGTTCGAGGAACCCTAGATGCTGTCGGAGTAAAGGATCGTCAACAAGGGCGTTCTAGTGCGTTGTAGATTCTTATCCAGGACTTGTATCATTTGATGATGCCATGTGAATCGCTAGAAACATGTGAAGTGTATGGCTAACCCAATAACGAAAGTTTCGTAAGGGGACTGGAGCAGGCTACCATGAGACAAAAGATCTTCTTTCTAAAGAGATTCGATTCGGAACTCTTATATGTCCAAGGTTCAATATTGAAATAATTGAAGAGGTTTTCCCTGACTTTGTCCGTGTCAACAAACAATTCGAAATACCTCGACTTTTTTAGAACAGGTCCGAGTCAAATAGCAATGATTCGAAGCACTTCTTTTTACACTATTTCGGAAACCCAAGGACTCAATCGTATGGATATGTAAAATACAGGATTTCCAATCCGGGAGGGAAACGGATACTCAATTTAAAGTGAGTAAACAGAATTCCATACT
This DNA window, taken from Capsicum annuum cultivar Jeju mitochondrion, complete genome, encodes the following:
- the orf101d gene encoding hypothetical protein, which encodes MKIMVKIGFNCQLPLSEIGLTTDSEGTRVTSLFHSRVLMRFHAPLRPRKNGEIPFLRNTYKIRHYKKDNGNPTINYFIYEFHSNRNTCPTETEFGTCYPLA